The following are encoded together in the Nocardioides thalensis genome:
- a CDS encoding RNA polymerase sigma factor: MDHVDRAERAERFRRVYDEHFDAILGYALRRASADDAADLAADTFLVAWRRLGDVPEPPATRLWLYGVARRCLANQRRGARRRDDLAAVLRADLLSVVPDHSAATVARVDAAAGIDRLPVGEREVVRLATWEGLEPREIAEVLGLSAVAVRKRLSRARARLRDEEGAGHDPSAGGHEPGVRPLTATPEEGHR; encoded by the coding sequence ATGGACCACGTTGACCGGGCTGAGCGGGCCGAGCGCTTCCGCCGGGTGTACGACGAGCACTTCGACGCGATCCTCGGCTACGCGCTGCGCCGTGCCTCCGCGGACGACGCCGCTGACCTCGCCGCCGACACGTTCCTCGTCGCGTGGCGGCGTCTCGGTGACGTGCCCGAGCCTCCGGCGACCCGGCTCTGGCTCTACGGCGTCGCGCGCCGCTGCCTTGCGAACCAACGCCGTGGTGCGCGCCGCCGGGACGACCTGGCTGCGGTTCTCAGAGCCGACCTGCTCAGCGTGGTGCCCGACCACTCCGCCGCGACCGTCGCCCGCGTTGACGCCGCAGCCGGTATCGATCGGTTGCCGGTCGGCGAGCGGGAGGTGGTGCGGCTCGCCACGTGGGAGGGGCTCGAGCCGCGGGAGATCGCCGAGGTGCTCGGGCTCTCTGCCGTGGCGGTCCGCAAGCGCCTGTCGCGGGCGCGGGCGCGCCTGCGCGACGAGGAGGGCGCCGGTCACGACCCCAGCGCCGGCGGACACGAGCCAGGTGTCCGACCACTCACGGCCACCCCCGAGGAGGGACACCGATGA
- a CDS encoding alpha/beta fold hydrolase yields the protein MLPFIHRRRAAAALVAIVLLAGGAAVAPAAADDPASPSYDVAADLAHMAEAYGRITGPGGQLRNPAYLPALISESSVVTTTQLLAQVADPLRLSLTPAVLVPGWNVGNPLRAGWVGSRGRAREVTFLNRFGARLNGTLYAPLPGARDPYTGERLAAPYPGVVITPGSVGGSQGMYEWLAQDLAERGFLVLLYDVQGQGTSETLPHVGGTAFPFCNPFGPVQGDEELGTKEVLGCPGVPFQQLSNFTTGTVDALDFFTDRRANPWWDLWDRTRLDRPTAPGRTRKIAVIGHSMGAFAASMAQEYDDRVATVVALDKLVAPHGFEPFAQGTIEPRVPALGVQSEYGFSVVPWQLSGGNGIVPGPSPDGPDPMRERASGFEEWRRTGTDSMVVVPKASTHLEYTDIPLVLPASRWGQALTSAYVQRWLDRYLRDGTQRALLADTFRYLEPVGRGRWEPVALRRDGLLSDRYCSAYALGKGAARRTDLDVVDAGC from the coding sequence ATGCTCCCGTTCATCCACCGCCGCCGCGCTGCCGCCGCGCTCGTCGCGATCGTCCTTCTTGCCGGAGGCGCTGCCGTCGCCCCGGCCGCCGCCGACGACCCCGCTTCGCCCTCCTACGACGTCGCCGCCGACCTCGCCCACATGGCCGAGGCCTACGGACGGATCACCGGTCCCGGCGGGCAGCTGCGCAACCCGGCGTACCTGCCGGCGCTGATCAGCGAGAGCAGCGTGGTCACCACGACCCAGCTGCTCGCGCAGGTGGCCGACCCGCTGCGGCTGTCGCTCACGCCCGCAGTGCTGGTGCCGGGCTGGAACGTCGGCAACCCGCTGCGGGCCGGCTGGGTGGGCAGCCGCGGCCGCGCGCGGGAGGTCACGTTCCTCAACCGGTTCGGGGCGAGGCTGAACGGCACGCTCTACGCGCCGCTGCCGGGCGCCCGCGACCCCTACACGGGTGAGCGGCTCGCGGCGCCGTACCCGGGGGTCGTGATCACGCCGGGCTCGGTCGGCGGCTCCCAGGGCATGTACGAGTGGCTCGCGCAGGACCTCGCCGAGCGCGGGTTCCTGGTCCTGCTCTACGACGTCCAGGGCCAGGGCACGTCGGAGACGCTGCCGCACGTCGGCGGCACCGCGTTCCCGTTCTGCAACCCGTTCGGGCCCGTCCAGGGCGACGAGGAGCTCGGCACCAAGGAGGTGCTCGGCTGCCCCGGCGTGCCGTTCCAGCAGCTGTCGAACTTCACGACCGGCACCGTGGACGCGCTCGACTTCTTCACCGACCGCCGCGCGAACCCGTGGTGGGACCTGTGGGACCGCACCCGCCTCGACCGCCCGACCGCCCCGGGACGGACCCGCAAGATCGCGGTGATCGGCCACTCGATGGGGGCGTTCGCCGCATCGATGGCGCAGGAGTACGACGACCGCGTCGCCACCGTGGTGGCGCTCGACAAGCTCGTCGCGCCCCACGGGTTCGAGCCGTTCGCGCAGGGCACCATCGAGCCACGGGTGCCGGCGCTCGGCGTGCAGTCGGAGTACGGGTTCAGCGTGGTGCCGTGGCAGCTCTCCGGTGGCAACGGCATCGTCCCCGGCCCCAGCCCGGACGGGCCCGACCCGATGCGCGAACGCGCGTCCGGCTTCGAGGAGTGGCGACGCACCGGCACCGACTCCATGGTCGTCGTGCCGAAGGCGAGCACCCACCTGGAGTACACCGACATCCCGCTGGTGCTGCCCGCGAGCCGGTGGGGCCAGGCGCTGACGTCGGCCTACGTCCAGCGGTGGCTCGACCGCTACCTGCGCGACGGCACGCAGCGCGCGCTCCTCGCCGACACGTTCCGCTACCTCGAGCCGGTGGGGCGGGGTCGCTGGGAGCCGGTCGCGCTGCGGCGCGACGGGCTGCTCAGCGACCGCTACTGCTCGGCCTACGCGCTCGGGAAGGGCGCGGCGCGGCGTACCGACCTCGACGTCGTGGACGCCGGCTGCTGA
- a CDS encoding RNA polymerase sigma factor, which translates to MTGSAVPDPARDPAPDDVQRFRALYDANFTAVLGYALRRVEQPADAADVVSEVFLVAWRRYDEAPPGDGRPWLFGIARHVLSNYHRSARRRQRLGGRLRDTLRRDVVPDPAIEIAEWDRVRRTLLRLSPDDRELLMLVGWDGLTPTEAAGVIGIAPGTARMRLARARERFRALWGDAPEGTGHVVGVLFPLAGGAPR; encoded by the coding sequence ATGACCGGCTCCGCTGTGCCCGACCCGGCGCGCGATCCCGCGCCCGACGACGTGCAGCGGTTCCGCGCGCTCTACGACGCCAACTTCACCGCCGTCCTCGGGTATGCGCTGCGCCGGGTCGAGCAGCCGGCCGACGCCGCCGACGTGGTCAGCGAGGTGTTCCTCGTCGCGTGGCGCAGGTACGACGAGGCGCCGCCGGGCGACGGGCGGCCGTGGCTGTTCGGGATCGCCCGCCACGTGCTGTCCAACTACCACCGGTCCGCGCGCCGACGGCAGCGACTCGGCGGCCGGCTGCGCGACACACTCCGCCGCGACGTCGTCCCCGACCCGGCGATCGAGATCGCCGAGTGGGACCGGGTGCGCCGTACGCTCCTGCGCCTCTCGCCCGACGACCGCGAGCTGCTGATGCTCGTCGGCTGGGACGGCCTCACCCCCACCGAGGCGGCCGGCGTCATCGGGATCGCGCCGGGCACCGCCCGGATGCGGCTCGCCCGGGCGCGCGAGCGGTTCCGGGCCCTGTGGGGTGACGCGCCCGAGGGAACCGGACATGTGGTGGGTGTCCTGTTCCCGCTCGCCGGCGGTGCGCCCCGATGA